From a single Paraburkholderia sp. D15 genomic region:
- a CDS encoding lysozyme inhibitor LprI family protein yields MTLTRCLAIALSCISTSSFAADCNNPPGGIDLVSAQGNLLCAENARISADKELNDTYKALLSNLEDKPENENFSRSQIVTAERAWVVFRDAECDFRTSSNGGADQWQVVNRSQCIGQLTGERAKTLRQYLEQSQTQ; encoded by the coding sequence ATGACCCTGACCCGTTGTCTCGCTATCGCCCTGTCTTGCATCTCCACCAGCTCTTTTGCCGCGGATTGCAACAATCCGCCCGGCGGGATTGATCTCGTAAGCGCTCAAGGAAATTTACTATGCGCAGAGAATGCACGCATCTCAGCGGACAAAGAGTTGAACGATACATACAAAGCGCTTCTCAGCAACTTAGAAGACAAACCTGAAAACGAGAATTTCTCCAGAAGCCAGATCGTCACCGCCGAACGTGCGTGGGTGGTCTTCAGAGATGCGGAATGCGACTTCAGAACAAGTTCGAACGGTGGTGCGGATCAGTGGCAAGTCGTTAATCGTTCCCAATGTATTGGTCAGTTGACTGGCGAAAGAGCAAAGACACTCCGACAGTATCTGGAGCAATCTCAAACTCAGTAA